One window from the genome of Asterias amurensis chromosome 12, ASM3211899v1 encodes:
- the LOC139945548 gene encoding uncharacterized protein, with protein sequence MASAWQTDGKCHFTWNLETNLVVIKTADKILRKIQNNLAETDFLRIGHLLFKACLQVWFKDVTDALVSLDKAKKEIEKRRNGDEYKGYKSVELLNRMWIEHNSLPGSRLFHELYEKLKTIQLEEKDLRVVGAVKAAAYMRLGPVTCDTNIALFKAAHQAFPSNPDFLFGVAFITGQKMRFIRPIGSRYNYRMDQIEKNLMDEEKGYWETLNAMDLPDNHSCLVKSMLGWNLSRRNEKREKRKAMKLLELAYEEAPEIHQVCRNLVRFKRKPDPDGSITILKRAISKQRDRTENHHQLALCYIRKYEKKGGNEWNKKALEELDKCLSMDSLHVHASLNKAKLLKDVPNGNPEEVYNNIVSKMKDNTPDDKLTIYKDFASFLNENKTASRYNDRFDMWQEVMNISTEHFGHQNESGKWEATRKANDSKTTAYSVLKEHYEGQDDHLKLGILFYQNYEFDQAIDMLATVDQANPEVSYYVAKSYLKKGQGKTVGDQANPVEAADDLTRARVKVELVRESGLEPQKVREILANTALAIARNELQANDNDVILLEDRCLTSYREAVRCGSLVAVLELMKLVKNDVIKNTSSSRFIQMLAEIEVCCSQSQSDILHGESKPLTFEEGLRSKETDIEPCKLMNLKKIKADIKGILSKETFFCESREALFNVEVQLLMERFKVTIKDEDGLLLDGREEGLLEDVSGNMKKKAVLSCRETRPLLDRIMELFQKEELEMDEEQGNYFPLILKDEKLTPETLKGELKKKLKPLNIDMETHYPKIYECILKLQPKISPENTFIKNFCTIVNKTKHSSGDVLDIEPNPVKLARQSIDKVEEICNVFFDTMKEAKVFGMRVQVLVSAIRQGGGKEVEKTDELFGILMKNEDFVIRMDNTCEFLGMLALINHSRMEAGTDVDLTRWAGLSERNSEFSQELRKGYLEVEAALLTNGGDQSSMEVLEECHKTCLEADKLLNMSLLSEENLYPTFPFLDQCPVGNKQPWEGNVKKQLKSNELPSQKISDDKKLLDIILKAQPCSNEDNYRFIAMRKFLDDRSRKIFKDTVSIKKGTNSTESYGILDLTRWCVNHAEKLASKVKGITQP encoded by the exons ATGGCTTCCGCCTGGCAAACTGATGGAAAGTGCCACTTTACCTGGAACCTCGAGACAAACCTCGTAGTCATTAAAACGGCCGATAAAATTTTACGGAAAATACAGAACAACTTAGCGGAAACGGATTTCCTCAGGATTGGGCATCTTCTGTTTAAGGCATGTCTTCAGGTATGGTTTAAAGACGTCACAGACGCACTTGTGTCCCTCGACAAAGCAAAGAAAGAAATTGAAAAACGAAGAAACGGGGATGAATACAAAGGTTATAAGAGCGTTGAACTCCTAAATCGCATGTGGATTGAACACAATTCCTTACCCGGTTCAAGGTTATTTCATGAGTTatatgaaaaactaaaaaccatACAGTTAGAGGAGAAAGATTTGCGGGTTGTTGGTGCAGTCAAGGCAGCGGCCTACATGCGACTCGGTCCGGTTACGTGTGACACTAACATAGCACTCTTCAAGGCAGCCCACCAAGCATTCCCTTCAAATCCAGACTTTCTTTTTGGAGTTGCATTCATCACAGGACAGAAAATGAGATTCATAAGACCAATAGGCTCGAGATATAACTACAGAATGGACCAGATTGAAAAAAACCTGATGGATGAAGAGAAGGGATATTGGGAAACTCTAAACGCTATGGACCTACCTGATAACCATTCATGTCTTGTGAAGTCAATGCTTGGATGGAATTTGAGTAGGCGTAATGAGAAAAGGGAGAAACGTAAAGCCATGAAATTATTGGAACTGGCGTACGAAGAGGCTCCAGAAATACATCAAGTTTGCAGAAACCTTGTTCGTTTCAAAAGGAAACCAGATCCTGATGGATCTATAACCATACTAAAGAGAGCCATCTCAAAACAACGAGATCGAACCGAAAATCATCACCAACTTGCCTTGTGTTACATACGAAAATacgaaaaaaaggggggaaacgAGTGGAACAAAAAGGCACTTGAAGAACTGGATAAATGTCTTAGTATGGACAGTTTACATGTCCATGCTTCATTGAACAAGGCAAAACTGTTGAAAGACGTGCCGAACGGGAACCCAGAAGAAGTATACAACAATATTGTTTCTAAGATGAAGGATAATACTCCGGATGACAAgcttacaatttacaaagacTTTGCTTCTTTTCTTAACGAGAACAAGACGGCGTCTAGATACAACGACAGATTTGACATGTGGCAGGAAGTTATGAACATTTCCACTGAACACTTTGGACATCAAAATGAATCAGGTAAATGGGAAGCAACTCGCAAAGCTAACGATTCTAAAACTACAGCGTACAGTGTATTGAAAGAGCACTACGAAGGTCAAGACGATCATCTGAAGCTTGGAATTCTGTTCTACCAGAACTATGAGTTTGATCAGGCCATCGACATGTTGGCCACAGTGGACCAAGCAAACCCTGAAGTGTCGTACTACGTTGCAAAGTCATACCTCAAAAAAGGTCAAGGGAAAACTGTTGGCGATCAAGCAAATCCCGTAGAAGCAGCTGATGATCTCACAAGGGCTCGAGTAAAAGTAGAGTTGGTCAGAGAGTCGGGACTGGAACCACAAAAGGTTCGAGAAATACTAGCGAACACAGCTCTGGCAATCGCACGCAATGAACTTCAGGCCAACGACAATGACGTCATTCTACTGGAAGACAGGTGTCTGACGTCATATCGCGAGGCAGTGAGGTGTGGAAGCCTGGTTGCCGTTTTGGAGCTGATGAAGCTTGTCAAGAATGACGTCATCAAAAACACTTCGAGCTCAAGATTCATCCAG ATGCTGGCAGAAATAGAGGTGTGTTGTTCACAGTCCCAATCTGATATCCTACATGGTGAATCTAAGCCCCTGACGTTCGAAGAAGGTCTAAGATCCAAGGAAACTGATATCGAACCTTGCAAGCTGATGAATCTCAAAAAGATCAAAGCAGATATCAAGGGAATCCTGTCAAAGGAAACGTTTTTCTGTGAGTCAAGGGAAGCACTTTTCAACGTGGAGGTACAGTTACTCATGGAAAGGTTTAAAG TAACCATTAAGGATGAGGATGGACTACTCTTAGATGGGCGAGAAGAAGGTCTGTTGGAAGACGTCAGTGGGAACATGAAGAAAAAGGCTGTACTCAGCTGTCGGGAGACTCGACCTCTGCTTGACCGTATCATGGAACTATTCCAG AAAGAGGAGTTAGAAATGGACGAAGAGCAGGGGAACTACTTCCCTCTGATACTAAAAGATGAGAAACTGACTCCAGAAACATTAAAGGGTGAACTCAAGAAAAAGCTAAAGCCACTTAACATCGACATGGAGACGCACTATCCGAAGATCTATGAGTGTATACTAAAG CTGCAGCCAAAGATCAGTCCAGAAAACACATTCATAAAGAACTTCTGTACCATCGTGAACAAGACAAAACACAGCAGTGGGGACGTTCTGGACATCGAACCCAATCCGGTCAAACTGGCTCGACAGTCCATCGACAAAGTCGAAGAGATATGCAACGTCTTCTTCGACACCATGAAAGAGGCGAAGGTTTTTGGGATGAGGGTGCAAGTTTTGGTATCAGCCATTAGACAAGGCGGTGGTAAAGAGGTTGAGAAGACAGATGAACTTTTCGGAATACTGATGAAGAACGAAGACTTCGTTATCAGAATGGATAACACATGCGAGTTTCTTGGG ATGCTCGCATTGATTAATCACAGTAGAATGGAAGCTGGTACCGATGTCGACCTAACTAGGTGGGCTGGGCTGTCCGAACGGAACAGTGAGTTTAGTCAAGAGCTCCGTAAGGGTTATCTAGAGGTCGAAGCTGCACTATTGACCAATGGTGGTGATCAAAGCTCTATGGAGGTTCTTGAGGAGTGTCACAAGACGTGCTTAGAGGCTGACAAACTCTTGAACATGTCACTGCTGAGTGAG GAAAACCTGTACCCAACGTTTCCATTTCTAGACCAATGCCCAGTCGGGAACAAACAACCCTGGGAAGGAAACGTAAAAAAGCAGCTCAAATCAAATGAACTCCCGTCTCAGAAAATCTCCGACGACAAAAAATTGCTTGATATCATTTTAAAG GCACAGCCGTGTTCCAATGAGGATAACTACCGTTTCATAGCAATGCGAAAGTTCCTCGATGATCGGTCGAGAAAAATCTTCAAAGACACGGTATCCATCAAGAAAGGAACAAACTCCACGGAGTCTTATGGCATCTTGGATCTTACTCGGTGGTGTGTGAACCATGCTGAGAAATTGGCCTCCAAAGTGAAGGGTATTACTCAACCTTGA